A genomic window from Chrysoperla carnea chromosome 3, inChrCarn1.1, whole genome shotgun sequence includes:
- the LOC123295329 gene encoding cubilin-like has protein sequence MFCGETEQPQTFISETSFVKVVFHTDNFTDQTYFSFDSRAEQQFEVYLRYGQHPELYPNRRGEVESGSYCERKFRDCRLQTCYVQSPAYPGVYPRSLHCRYHLNTRLPFIKLYIENEEFNIDGQRCENIMTCPMRPISSGSEHCPYDYIRIYDGKDETSTVIGTFCGMGKFPYSIIGTSQDLFVEFITSPAGPLLNTGFHFNVGNWPGHVDTAGSRNGTCDWLLTSRSLKQSGDSEGIFLSVAHWYPPHTSCTYLMQGESDEIVRLYFPSFRINRIESPISPMEGDCGESLTLYDASWPDDSRIIKTFCDTFSKAMEKHDFVSSGNALFVRFESKTGSYSGSSLYYWAHYDFFNNTAMGERVPHTACDESFTSWKSRRGSLRSPLNTLIYKHAAASEDVACLYRFITDKRLFARVILTITGIYFKEHPYNTGPCGHCYEDRVDKLLVWEPIPPGGNASSPLIPIHNALQSGIAQCFCKDENIFPKTIISSGEQINLQLIVDNAHAATSYFKHPNALFKAKYEFVHGPLCGPPLIKPATEGEIHFPYYEALGYVEPPKDIHCIWDLEVTKGRDLWLHFDRIKFASKHCEEGKVVIYLAGRTDPHLIVCGENVSVSQHLPIFPASELINVESLEAEQTIQVHFIALSSATRNAFKIAYTELYHLPRNEDGSLMQSRLTEGGEIPSDSPMEGCEFPCPGEGGLCIPSRLVCNGIINCPNANSSVEMNDESPALCLKTETEYINWWAIGLGGASAIVVAIMVIVLLCRCCCRKRHESHIDVPY, from the exons ATGTTTTGTGGTGAAACCGAACAACCACAAACTTTTATATCAGAGACAAGTTTTGTTAAAGTCGTTTTTCACACGGACAACTTTACTGATCAAACATATTTCAGTTTCGATTCTAGAGCAGAACAACAATTTGAAGTATATTTACGTTATGGTCAACATCCTGAACTTTACCCAAACAGACGAGGAGAAGTTGAATCTGG ttcataTTGCGAACGTAAATTTCGAGATTGTCGTTTACAAACATGTTATGTTCAATCACCTGCATATCCTGGAGTTTATCCGAGATCGTTGCATTGTAGGTATCATTTAAATACAAGATTAccttttatcaaattatatatcgAAAATGAAGAATTTAATATTGATGGACAAAGATGTGAAAACATTATGACATGCCCAATGAGACCAATTTCATCAGGTTCCGAACATTGTCCATATGATTATATTCGCATATATGATGGGAAAGATGAAACAAGTACAGTTATTGGTACATTTTGTGGAATGGGAAAATTCCCTTATTCAATAATAGGAACTTCTCAAGATTTGTTCGTTGAATTCATAACTTCACCAGCAG GTCCACTACTTAATACTGGATTTCATTTCAATGTTGGAAACTGGCCTGGGCATGTTGATACAGCGGGAAGTCGAAATGGGACATGTGATTGGTTACTGACATCCAGATCTTTGAAACAATCTGGTGATTCGGAAGGAATATTTCTATCAGTAGCTCATTGGTATCCCCCACATACATCTTGCACCTACCTAATGCAAGGAGAATCTGATGAGATTGTTCGCTTATATTTTCCTAG TTTTCGAATAAACCGTATCGAATCACCTATATCTCCAATGGAAGGCGATTGCGGAGAATCACTAACATTATACGATGCTTCATGGCCAGATGATTCACGCatcattaaaacattttgtgatacaTTTTCGAAAGCTATGGAAAAACACGATTTTGTCTCATCTGGTAATGCACTCTTTGTACGGTTTGAAAGTAAAACTGGGAGCTATAGTGG ATCTTCCTTGTATTATTGGGCACATTACGATTTCTTCAACAACACAGCAATGGGTGAACGAGTTCCACATACTGCTTGTGATGAATCCTTCACATCTTGGAAATCACGACGTGGATCTTTAAGATCGCCACTGAATACATTAATTTACAAACATGCAGCTGCAAGTGAAGATGTAGCTTGTCTGTATCGTTTCATCACCGATAAACGTTTATTTGCGCGTGTCATTCTAACAATAActggaatatattttaaagaacatCCATATAATACTGGACCGTGTGGACATTGTTATGAAGATCGTGTAGATAAACTCTTAGTTTGGGAACCAATTCCTCCAGGTGGTAACGCTTCAAGTCCACTTATACCCATTCATAATGCCTTACAATCAGGGATAGCTCAATGCTTTTGTAAAGATGAAaacatatttccaaaaactATCATATCCAGTGGTGAACAAATAAACTTACAATTAATCGTGGATAATGCTCATGCGGCAACAAGTTATTTTAAGCATCCTAATGCATTATTTAAAGCAAAATATGAATTTGTACATGGTCCATTATGTGGCCCCCCACTCATAAAACCTGCAACTGAAGGAGAAATTCATTTCCCATATTACGAAGCACTTGGATATGTAGAACCGCCGAAAGATATTCATTGCATATGGGATTTAGAAGTAACAAAGGGTAGAGATTTATGGTTACATTTTGATCGCATTAAATTTGCTTCAAAACATTGCGAGGAAGGAAAAGTCGTCATATATTTAGCAGGCAGAACTGACCCACATTTAATTGTATGTGGTGAAAATGTTAGTGTATCTCAACATTTACCAATTTTCCCAGCTTCAGAACTTATTAATGTAGAAAGTTTGGAAGCTGAACAAACAATTCAAGTGCATTTTATTGCTTTATCATCTGCAACGCGTAATGCATTCAAAATTGCCTACACAGAATTGTATCATTTACCAAGAAATGAGGATGGTAGTTTAATGCAATCACGACTAACAGAAGGTGGAGAGATACCATCAGACAGTCCTATGGAAGGATGTGAATTCCCATGTCCTGGTGAAGGTGGTCTTTGTATACCATCAAGATTAGTTTGTAATGGAATTATAAACTGTCCGAATGCAAATTCGAGTGTTGAAATGAATGATGAATCTCCAGCTTTATGTTTGAAAACAGAAACTGAATATATAAATTGGTGGGCGATTGGTTTAGGTGGAGCCAGTGCAATTGTTGTTGCAATTAtggttattgttttattatgccGTTGTTGTTGCCGCAAAAGACACGAGAGTCATATTGATGTACCATACTGA